CCTACGTCACCCGCTGCCAGACGCCTCTCGCACTTTCgagccccctccctcccttggGGGCCGCCCTGTGCCAGCCCCTCAGCCCCCAGTCTGTGCACCTTGCCTGGGGAGGGGCCCACGGGCTGGCTTCGCGTCTCACCTGGGGGTCCCTCCCAGGGCAGCTGAGGGTCCTGTGAACAGGGTGGGGGCAGAGGCGCTCCCCTGCCTGcagatggggagggggggacaggTCACAGGTAAGGGGGAAAGGCAAAGAGGAGAGGagcccagccccgctccctgcctgggaaggagaaaggcCACGGATTTTTGGCAGGGGTGGCTCAGGCAACCCATTCGGAGCCTGAGGTGATGCTGCTAATTATAAGCcaggagagagcagagctgcaagAGTCAGGGCGAAGGTATGCTGGGCACGACGTAAGAGGTGCCTCTCCTCATGGATGAGTAACAAGAATGAGCTGGAACGGGCTGGAAagagctgagctcttctcccgAGGATGACGTGATGTGCAGGATGAGGCCACACCTCCTGCGAAGGGGAATAAAAGCCGCGGGCGGcagcactggggcagagcaTTCCCAACTCACTGGAGAAGGGACAGCGACAGCAGCAGaaccagcaccagcaccagaACCAGCGCCAGCAGCGATGTTTTGCCGAATGCACCTCGCACCATTCGCCTCCAGCTCCCTGGCCACCCGGCTGGGCACAGTGAGGACCCTCTGGCCACACGCAGAGACCATCTTCacggagctgcagcaggagatggAGAAAGCTCGGGAGTTCATGAGCAGCTTCGAGCAGCTCCTGAACAGCCAAGGAGCCGCTGCCATAGAGCGAGCCCCGagcaccagcacagccctgacCCAGG
The DNA window shown above is from Phalacrocorax aristotelis chromosome 23, bGulAri2.1, whole genome shotgun sequence and carries:
- the LOC142067755 gene encoding heat shock protein 30-like yields the protein MCRMRPHLLRRGIKAAGGSTGAEHSQLTGEGTATAAEPAPAPEPAPAAMFCRMHLAPFASSSLATRLGTVRTLWPHAETIFTELQQEMEKAREFMSSFEQLLNSQGAAAIERAPSTSTALTQGSGEGFSICQDVKNFTPEQLSVKVVGRKVVLVGQKETQNTDEKGSFSYKYEVLKREWDVPEEVDAEALTCSLSKEGQLRIEAPRLALPAAQERNVPIQVSAAAPQPGPASEDGAANKAQA